In Rhodococcus qingshengii JCM 15477, the sequence GAACAGCGGCGTGAGAATCGCGGTGAGTTCACGAACTGTCAACGCCCGGTCTTCGATTCCGAGGAACGCCAACATCGCCAGTGAAGACACGGTCACCGGGGTGACCTCGTTGATGCGGTGACACACCTCGATGCCGGCCTTCTGAATGGCGAGGCGCTGATCGGTTTCCTGGCTGAGTGCGTCCGCGAGTGAGAGCGGCCGGCCGATGGTCACGTGCGCGACACCGTTGCGTTTTCCCTGGGCGCGTACGTAACCCACCATCCAGCGCAGGCCTTCCGGTGTCTTCTCGGCGCCGAGCGCCTCGGCAGCCATGGCCCCGACCTCGTAGAGTTGGTCGTAGCTCAGCGCAACCGGGACGAGGTACACGTCGGACGCTCCGCTGACCTGAAATGCCTTGGTCAGGTAGGTCAGGAGACCGAAGCGCGGCGGGCGTAGTTTCCCGGTACGTCCGCGTCCACCTTCGATGTACCACTCCAGATTGAAGCGCTTGGTCAGCAGATAGCGCATGTACTCGTGCATCGACCACTTGTAGACCTCGTCGTTGCCGATGCTTCGACGAATGAAGACGGTGCCGCTGCGCTTGAGGATCGAGCCCATGGGCCAGAAACTGATGTTGAGGCCGCCCATGACGTGATTGAGCGGCAAGCCGTTCGCGATCAACGCCGGACGCAGGACGAGGGGATCGAGGTACGAACGGTGACTGGGGAGGAAGACCAGTGAGTGTTCCTTGTTCAGCTCACGGAGTTCCTCGAAGCGGCTCGTGTCCACGTCCAGCTTGTAGGCGCGAGCGAAGTAGCGGCCCAGGCGATCCCACACCGCGATGGCTTGGCGACTCTGGGTGGCAACCATTTCTTCGAGAGCTTCACGTGCGCGGCGATCGACTTCGGCGACGGCGATGTTCAACCGGTCGGCCAAAGCCATGACCTCGGTGGCGAATCGGCGGGTGTCGGTGATCTCGTCGACGACGAACCGTGACACCTTGTACTGGCCACCCAGTAGGCCCAATTCGGCTCGTTCGAGTGCCAGAGCGGCCTGCCGTCGGATGAACTCCGGTAGCGAACCGCCACCGCTCTTTTCGAGGCGACGCTCGAGATCGCTCAGTGGTGCGGGTTCACCTTCGATGACCTGGCACCGAGAGGGGTCGGTGCGCAGGGTTCTGCGTTGTGCACCGCGTCCGGGGTGGAGAGGATCGCGTGGTGCCAGCGCATCACGTAGTCGCACCGCGACGTTGTGCTTGGTATGGGTGTCCGGAATCCACACCACGCGAAGCGGTGCGAGCATCGGGTCGTCGGTCCGTGCCGCCAGTTCTGCCAGGGTCTTGTCGGTGATGTTGACGGTGACCGGCCGAGTTTCGGATGAGCTTGCCTTGTCGGCAAGCCACTTTCGCAGCACGCCGGCTTCGGCCTCTGTCATGGTTTCGGTGAGGTACACGCGCGGGTTGGTCGTGTTCTCGCTCATGACTCACGCACCTTCCGTTGTGACTCCGAGAGCGACGATCTCGTCCAGGCTCTCCTGCAAGCACTGCATCAGCAGCGCGGGTTTTGTGATCGCAGCGGTGTCGAGATTGATTCCGATACAGCACACCCCGACGTGGGAGACCAGTGTCGCCATTGCCGCGCAACCGGGCGCCGGGCCGAACGGGAACATCCGCTCGATCTTCGCTCCGGCGAGATAGACCGGTACCGGTACGCCGGCGACGTTGCTGGCCTGCAGGTCCAGTCCTGTCGACTGGGACAGATACCAGTTCGCGAGTAGATAGTTCGGCAGGCGAGCGAGGATCGGGGCGGCGACGTCGATAGCGTCCAACGCCGGTTCCTCACGCAGACTCAGAACGATCTCTCGCACCTGCCTGATGCGTTTGGCCGGATCCGTTTCGGAGACCGGGCCGTTGAAGCGAACGGCTGCAAACCGGTTGCCGCCGTTGGCGTCTGCGCCCGTACGCATGCTGATCGGCATACCCATCGGAATGCTGTCGACGGATTGTCCGAAGGCTTCGTGGTAGCGATGGAAGCCGCCGAGCAAAGCGGCGACGTACGCGTCGTTGAGTGAGCCGCCGGCAGCTTTTGCTCCGGCCTTGAGCTCGGGAACACCCACTTCGAGAGTTCCGAACCACCGTCCGAGACCACGATCGTGGAGCAGAGGGGAACCGGAACGAGCTGGGGGAGTGACGATCTTGCGGAGTGAATTGGCGTAACCGAGGACCTCGGAAGCTGTCGTGATCGGACTCGAGATTGCCGTGGTCGCAACATTGGTGGCACCGCGGACCAGCTTGGCGATACGCGAGGGCGCACGCCGGATCTCGCTGACGACCTCCTCGCCGAAGGCGCCCACCGATGACAGATGCTCAGGAGCAGGCGGTGTGCGGTCGGGCTTGTTCGGAGTGGGGTCCGGGCGTCTGCTGTGCAGGAGCGTCATCATCTGGATGCCGCCCATGCCGTCGGTGATGGAGTGGTGAGTCTTGACCACGAACACGGCGCGACCGTCGTCGAGACCTTCGATGAGCAGCGCGCTCCACGGCGGTCGAGCCTTGTCGAATGGTTCCGTCGCAAGGTGACGACACATGCGCAGTGCGTGATCGAAGTCCGCCGGTGCAGGTAAGCGGACGCGTCGTAGGTGGTAGCCGATGTCGAACTCGGGATCGACGGACCACACCGGATTGCCCAGCTGCATTG encodes:
- a CDS encoding glycerol-3-phosphate 1-O-acyltransferase — translated: MSENTTNPRVYLTETMTEAEAGVLRKWLADKASSSETRPVTVNITDKTLAELAARTDDPMLAPLRVVWIPDTHTKHNVAVRLRDALAPRDPLHPGRGAQRRTLRTDPSRCQVIEGEPAPLSDLERRLEKSGGGSLPEFIRRQAALALERAELGLLGGQYKVSRFVVDEITDTRRFATEVMALADRLNIAVAEVDRRAREALEEMVATQSRQAIAVWDRLGRYFARAYKLDVDTSRFEELRELNKEHSLVFLPSHRSYLDPLVLRPALIANGLPLNHVMGGLNISFWPMGSILKRSGTVFIRRSIGNDEVYKWSMHEYMRYLLTKRFNLEWYIEGGRGRTGKLRPPRFGLLTYLTKAFQVSGASDVYLVPVALSYDQLYEVGAMAAEALGAEKTPEGLRWMVGYVRAQGKRNGVAHVTIGRPLSLADALSQETDQRLAIQKAGIEVCHRINEVTPVTVSSLAMLAFLGIEDRALTVRELTAILTPLFGYITARNLPIAGDVELSDPRVIEKALQTHVDSGVLERFDRGGEQVFYLGKDQHLVAAFYRNNTIHFLVVRAITELVLQAAVEERFEDPIGDGWAEAKRIRDLLKFEFFFSDRDTFEQEMRTELTLIDPEWETVMADDKRTEHMIETVRPYLAHRVLQPFLEAYQVVADQLVLAPISTSFDEKSFISNCIDVAHQRRLRQQIASNESVSGELFATALNLARNRNLIEVDDDGVRARRLAFAAEIKVQVERLRHLRALAHARLDQVAMPVPDAAAVVTIPEANRAPAANEEVGL
- a CDS encoding wax ester/triacylglycerol synthase domain-containing protein; the encoded protein is MANSNPFVPPSAVDVDLSAVAWGANRTMSDFETGMWRMEEAQPQLRSPIVAVEVLDRAPDWDRLLDAVEWASHVVPRIRMRAVEPAMQLGNPVWSVDPEFDIGYHLRRVRLPAPADFDHALRMCRHLATEPFDKARPPWSALLIEGLDDGRAVFVVKTHHSITDGMGGIQMMTLLHSRRPDPTPNKPDRTPPAPEHLSSVGAFGEEVVSEIRRAPSRIAKLVRGATNVATTAISSPITTASEVLGYANSLRKIVTPPARSGSPLLHDRGLGRWFGTLEVGVPELKAGAKAAGGSLNDAYVAALLGGFHRYHEAFGQSVDSIPMGMPISMRTGADANGGNRFAAVRFNGPVSETDPAKRIRQVREIVLSLREEPALDAIDVAAPILARLPNYLLANWYLSQSTGLDLQASNVAGVPVPVYLAGAKIERMFPFGPAPGCAAMATLVSHVGVCCIGINLDTAAITKPALLMQCLQESLDEIVALGVTTEGA